Proteins from a genomic interval of Trifolium pratense cultivar HEN17-A07 linkage group LG6, ARS_RC_1.1, whole genome shotgun sequence:
- the LOC123890428 gene encoding splicing factor U2af small subunit B-like, translating into MAEHLASIFGTEKDRVNCPFYFKIGACRHGDRCSRLHTKPTISPTLVLSNMYQRPDMNLNFINPTPNQPQQPQPPQQPQPESLDPDKLQEHFDDFYEDLFEELSKYGQIQSLNICDNLADHMVGNVYVQYKEEDHAANALMNLTGRFYSGRPIIVDFSPVTDFREATCRQYEENVCNRGGYCNFMHLKKISRDLRKRLFGRSSRRWNDRSGSRSRSPPRNRNYEGRSYSGRGSGRRDLDRSHGHHGRRPRSRSPRHRGKRSRSPAGRDRSPNPIRERETSVERRARIEQWNREKEVDDSGNRDTKSNNDYEEPSLKNGNESGNHQIE; encoded by the exons ATGGCGGAGCATTTAGCATCGATATTCGGAACTGAGAAAGACAGAGTTAACTGTCCATTCTACTTTAAGATCGGAGCTTGTAGACATGGTGACCGCTGTTCTCGTCTTCATACTAAACCCACCATTAGTCCCACTCTTGTTCTCTCAAATATGTATCAAAGACCTGACATGAACCTTAACTTCATCAACCCTACCCCTAATCAACCTCAACAACCTCAACCTCCTCAACAACCTCAACCTGAATCTCTTGACCCTGACAAACTCCAAGAACACTTTGAT gaTTTTTATGAAGATCTATTTGAGGAGCTAAGCAAATATGGTCAAATTCAGAGCTTGAATATTTGTGATAATTTGGCTGATCACATG GTTGGCAATGTATATGTTCAATATAAAGAGGAAGACCATGCTGCTAATGCTCTGATGAATCTCACTGGAAGATTTTATTCag GTCGACCGATCATTGTTGACTTCTCTCCTGTTACGGATTTTCGAGAAGCTACATGTAGGCAGTATGAAGAAAATGTATGCAATCGAGGTGGCTACTGCAACTTTATGCATCTAAAGAAGATTAGCAG AGATTTGCGAAAGCGATTATTTGGAAGAAGTAGTAGGCGTTGGAATGACCGTAGTGGAAGCAGAAGCCGTAGCCCTCCGAGGAATCGTAACTATGAGGGGCGTTCATATTCTGGTCGTGGTTCTGGTAGAAGGGATTTGGACAGGTCTCATGGCCACCATGGTAGGAGGCCAAGAAGCCGTAGTCCTCGTCATAGAGGAAAGCGAAGTAGAAGTCCAGCTGGCAGGGACAGGAGTCCAAATCCAATAAGAGAAAGAGAAACTAGTGTAGAAAGGAGAGCAAGAATAGAACAATGGAACAGGGAGAAGGAAGTTGATGATTCTGGTAACCGGGACACTAAGAGTAACAATGATTATGAAGAGCCGAGCTTAAAAAATGGCAATGAGTCGGGTAATCATCAGATAGAGTAA